A region from the Chitinispirillales bacterium ANBcel5 genome encodes:
- a CDS encoding ATP-binding cassette domain-containing protein, with protein sequence MNNTEIIIKIENLSKRFGKLKVLDGLNLSVQKGTMLALLGPNGAGKTTTIKILSTLLAPDSGKATVNGYDVVCNPQGVRKSIGLTGQYAAVDEYLSGKENLELIGRLYHLSKRDAKRRSAELLERFNLIEAAHRAVRTYSGGMRRKLDLAASLIASPPVIFLDEPTTGLDPRSRLATWEIIREMMKADTTILLTTQQLEEADHLANKIAVIHDGNIIAEGTSDQLKLRVGQQRLEFIVKSENDLDTFKKTFTREIVSYESERMAVSLQSDGSISSIKSNLNRVEDAGISIETFSIRKPALDDVFLYYTGHKAENSQTGD encoded by the coding sequence ATGAATAATACTGAAATTATAATAAAAATCGAAAATCTGTCTAAAAGGTTTGGAAAACTAAAAGTTCTTGATGGACTGAATCTGTCCGTTCAAAAAGGGACTATGCTTGCTCTTCTTGGTCCTAACGGTGCCGGCAAAACAACTACAATAAAGATTTTAAGTACACTTCTCGCACCCGACAGCGGCAAAGCAACTGTAAATGGTTATGATGTGGTTTGTAATCCTCAGGGGGTTAGAAAAAGTATCGGACTTACCGGGCAGTATGCAGCAGTTGATGAATATCTTTCCGGAAAAGAGAATCTTGAACTGATTGGCAGACTGTATCATCTGAGCAAAAGAGACGCAAAGCGTCGTTCAGCCGAGCTTCTTGAAAGATTTAACCTCATTGAAGCGGCACATCGTGCTGTTAGAACATATTCTGGTGGCATGCGCAGAAAACTTGATCTGGCTGCCAGCCTTATTGCTTCACCTCCCGTTATATTTTTAGATGAGCCTACAACCGGGCTCGATCCAAGAAGCAGGCTTGCAACCTGGGAAATTATAAGGGAGATGATGAAAGCAGATACCACAATACTGCTTACAACCCAACAGCTTGAGGAAGCCGATCATCTTGCGAATAAAATTGCTGTTATCCATGATGGTAATATCATTGCAGAGGGCACTTCAGATCAGTTAAAACTTCGGGTTGGACAGCAGCGTCTTGAGTTCATTGTTAAAAGTGAAAATGATCTGGATACGTTCAAAAAAACTTTTACCCGTGAAATAGTATCCTATGAATCCGAACGTATGGCTGTGAGTTTACAATCTGATGGCAGTATCTCATCTATTAAGAGTAATCTAAATCGTGTGGAGGATGCGGGGATAAGTATTGAAACGTTCTCTATCAGAAAACCTGCTCTTGATGATGTATTCTTATACTATACCGGCCATAAGGCAGAAAATTCTCAAACAGGGGATTAA